From Sulfuricurvum sp., one genomic window encodes:
- a CDS encoding DUF58 domain-containing protein has product MVGANASKKEGDGYDFAQIRPYMYGENVKRIDWKQSAKNGEIQVRSFFEEKEIHLHVIGLMNGSMHFGIEHSKQEVMSEVIALLGLSAIKNSDFFALSLLSDKLLWQSPASKKEAMVRESILKTLQTPLLGEKINWDYIQEYALYHIKKPSLLFIIGDFFELPKLGAIARKHEVIAIKVRDHFEEKPWSMGALHVKDPITLKEDKVTLDEAFVKRYSAKQKEQDIALQSCLKKEGIKTISIYTNEDPFIKLFTTLGML; this is encoded by the coding sequence CGGTGAAAATGTTAAGCGAATTGATTGGAAACAAAGCGCTAAAAATGGTGAAATCCAAGTACGTTCTTTTTTTGAAGAAAAAGAGATTCATCTTCATGTGATTGGCTTGATGAATGGCAGTATGCATTTTGGCATTGAACATTCCAAACAAGAGGTGATGAGCGAAGTCATTGCGCTCTTAGGCTTAAGTGCTATTAAAAACAGCGATTTTTTTGCGCTCTCTTTACTATCTGATAAACTATTATGGCAAAGCCCAGCGTCTAAAAAAGAGGCTATGGTGCGTGAGTCTATTTTGAAAACATTGCAAACACCACTTTTGGGAGAGAAAATCAATTGGGACTATATCCAAGAGTATGCTCTGTATCACATCAAAAAACCTTCCCTTCTTTTTATCATTGGTGATTTTTTTGAACTTCCAAAATTAGGAGCCATTGCCCGAAAACATGAGGTCATCGCCATTAAAGTGCGTGATCATTTTGAAGAAAAACCCTGGTCGATGGGAGCCTTACATGTAAAGGATCCCATCACGCTTAAAGAAGATAAAGTCACCCTCGATGAGGCCTTTGTTAAGCGTTATAGCGCCAAGCAAAAAGAACAGGATATCGCCTTGCAGAGTTGTTTAAAAAAAGAGGGTATTAAAACGATTTCGATTTATACTAATGAAGACCCTTTTATTAAACTTTTTACAACACTTGGGATGCTGTGA
- a CDS encoding VWA domain-containing protein, which translates to MFNVHFEYPLVWAILVLFCACFLWCKVQPHTLYIPHLLSMPLHVKRSKFSFVLKWLSIVMMLLALSSPTIRYQSDTVKLSHAVMLLMDVSDSMSRAGLDTRNSKSKFDMSKEIAASFIEQRENDNVGVIVFGDFAYVATPLTFDHQSASNIVQNLNEGIAGKRTAMYDALFLATRLLQKNSAKEKVVILLTDGFNTAGKITLEAVLRTVESEKIKVYAIGIGRSGEYDETLLNLIAQKSGGVFFRANSEQMLVEVYQKIDTMEKSLQKSEAPISINYLYMYPLLVALVALFWYVYRRIKEGGL; encoded by the coding sequence ATGTTTAATGTACATTTTGAGTACCCTTTAGTTTGGGCAATTTTAGTGCTTTTTTGTGCATGTTTTTTATGGTGCAAGGTTCAACCTCATACTTTGTATATTCCTCATCTTTTATCAATGCCTTTACATGTAAAGCGTAGTAAATTTTCTTTTGTTTTAAAATGGCTTAGTATTGTGATGATGCTTTTAGCACTTTCTTCTCCTACAATACGGTATCAAAGTGACACTGTAAAATTATCGCATGCGGTTATGTTGCTTATGGATGTGAGTGATTCCATGAGCCGAGCGGGGCTTGATACACGGAACTCTAAAAGTAAGTTTGATATGTCTAAAGAGATTGCGGCATCATTTATTGAACAAAGAGAAAATGACAATGTAGGGGTCATCGTTTTTGGAGATTTTGCGTATGTAGCAACGCCTTTGACATTTGATCATCAAAGTGCTTCGAATATCGTGCAAAATCTTAATGAGGGTATTGCAGGTAAACGCACTGCTATGTATGATGCACTCTTTTTAGCAACGCGTTTACTGCAAAAAAATAGTGCCAAAGAGAAGGTGGTAATTTTACTAACCGATGGTTTTAATACTGCAGGGAAAATTACTTTAGAAGCGGTTCTTCGTACTGTTGAAAGTGAAAAAATTAAAGTTTATGCTATAGGCATTGGGCGAAGTGGTGAATACGATGAAACACTATTGAACCTTATTGCTCAAAAAAGTGGTGGTGTGTTTTTTAGGGCGAATAGCGAACAGATGTTAGTAGAGGTGTATCAAAAAATTGATACAATGGAAAAGAGTTTGCAAAAGAGTGAGGCCCCTATATCTATCAATTATCTTTATATGTATCCATTGTTAGTGGCTCTAGTGGCATTATTTTGGTATGTGTACCGACGCATAAAAGAGGGTGGTTTATGA
- a CDS encoding VWA domain-containing protein, with the protein MSFASPFILSFLLIIPLLIVVARLVRHQKIFFEPTVKERLSSHKGTSRRSYSQSLFFVTLACMIIALARPQLLKDNAHENEVVKVGIVAISLDISQSMLATDTFPNRLSFAKQSIETMMNQLSDFKIALSAFSNDAFLVAPFSEDTNSLQFLLKHLDQHSMSSQGSSIVAAIMSSEKLFRPFKQEQKDLIIVSDGGDGEDLESAIVKAREFRIRVHLYLVGSAKGSTIKQDSGELLKDSKGNIVISKRYDGLQKLSLETGGAYVSTNGDNADIVWLCEQIRLKVHKSDVAKKKNNNVQELFYYPLILALLTLFLALHPLHVKKFSWMVFVLLPWQPLHSGILDFWQIDKAHKAYKAQDFAEATKYFNVLDKEKKSAQTAYNLANALYQQKEYEKALELYQGIQTEDVALNYSRWHNIGNTLAQMHRSDEAINAYEKALSIREDEDTRYNLEFLKEQKQNQQENKKEETKPEEDTKSEPKPPQKEEKKSQSNKPKKAEEKKMSEQEAHKWERMLNTTAPKTKPMTLYKGEKHEADNAIRW; encoded by the coding sequence ATGAGTTTTGCATCACCTTTTATTTTAAGCTTCTTACTCATTATCCCCCTTTTAATAGTGGTGGCACGTTTAGTTCGTCATCAAAAAATCTTTTTTGAGCCAACAGTGAAAGAGCGTTTGAGTAGTCACAAAGGCACTTCACGCCGCTCTTACAGTCAAAGCCTCTTTTTTGTCACCCTTGCATGTATGATTATTGCTCTAGCCCGTCCTCAACTTTTGAAAGATAATGCACATGAAAATGAGGTCGTCAAAGTAGGAATAGTTGCCATCAGCCTTGATATTTCGCAGTCGATGCTTGCGACGGATACTTTTCCCAATCGTCTGTCCTTTGCCAAACAATCGATTGAAACGATGATGAATCAGTTAAGTGATTTTAAAATTGCACTGAGTGCTTTTTCCAATGATGCTTTTTTAGTAGCACCATTTAGCGAGGATACAAACTCGTTACAATTTTTACTCAAGCATTTAGATCAACACTCTATGAGTAGCCAAGGAAGCTCTATTGTAGCAGCGATTATGTCCAGTGAAAAATTATTTAGACCCTTTAAACAAGAGCAAAAAGACCTTATAATCGTAAGCGATGGGGGCGATGGCGAAGACTTGGAGAGTGCGATTGTAAAAGCCAGAGAGTTTCGTATAAGAGTACATCTTTATTTGGTCGGCTCAGCTAAAGGCTCAACTATCAAGCAAGACTCTGGAGAGTTACTGAAAGATTCCAAGGGCAATATTGTTATCAGTAAGCGTTATGATGGTTTGCAAAAACTCTCACTTGAAACAGGTGGTGCCTATGTTTCCACCAATGGTGATAATGCTGATATTGTGTGGTTATGTGAACAGATACGTTTAAAGGTACATAAAAGTGATGTGGCTAAAAAGAAAAATAACAATGTGCAAGAACTGTTTTATTATCCTTTAATACTAGCATTACTAACGCTTTTTTTGGCGCTTCATCCTTTGCATGTCAAGAAGTTTTCATGGATGGTCTTTGTATTGTTACCATGGCAACCGTTGCATAGTGGCATACTTGATTTTTGGCAAATCGATAAGGCCCATAAAGCGTATAAGGCGCAAGATTTTGCTGAAGCAACGAAATATTTTAACGTTTTAGATAAAGAAAAAAAGAGTGCTCAAACAGCGTATAATCTTGCCAATGCCTTATATCAGCAAAAAGAGTATGAAAAAGCACTCGAATTGTATCAAGGGATACAAACTGAAGATGTTGCCCTTAATTACAGTCGGTGGCATAATATAGGCAATACCTTGGCGCAAATGCATCGTAGCGATGAAGCCATCAATGCATATGAAAAAGCGCTGAGTATTCGTGAGGATGAAGATACGCGCTATAATTTAGAGTTTCTTAAAGAACAAAAACAAAATCAGCAAGAGAATAAAAAAGAAGAGACAAAACCAGAAGAAGACACTAAAAGTGAGCCCAAACCTCCTCAAAAAGAAGAAAAAAAATCTCAATCTAACAAGCCCAAAAAAGCGGAAGAGAAAAAAATGAGTGAACAAGAAGCGCACAAATGGGAGAGGATGCTCAATACCACTGCACCCAAGACAAAGCCAATGACGCTATACAAAGGAGAAAAGCATGAAGCCGATAATGCCATTCGTTGGTAG
- a CDS encoding BatD family protein: protein MKPIMPFVGRILFLFLMSIELFGAKAYLLQNPVEVGESATLVISAKGNKMHFPKIEAIGGFAVVSHQSRQSMQLMNGALSRQLDNYYTFYPDKDVHIPSFEITIDGKKEQTEMLELNMQASSAKPVGHHVFSLEMNVSNDSPLQQEGVKLTFVFKRDRTENLVDMKFSKPVLEGFWVKEGEKDTPYVEDNYIIHTISYYIFPQRSGEILIPKAKIDIAKQVNSREIFLSQIQWKSIFSNELTLHVSPLIGATLLGHFNVEVQVDATEVEINNAVNVTVKIVGDGNFEDIAPFVLQAQGATIFSDEPKIKTFLQSDILKGEFIQKFSLSAQKSFRIEPIKLHFYNPDTKKIEYFTSKPVDIKILHPERAEKSSRGVSEPVTALVEQPSFRFEWVNIGIGLCLGMLLFGLVRWVFHYEKKGKMRFVGERELLQKLLKYKGKNKEATHLITLLEENIYGNAKHKLSKRVIKKFLKNLV, encoded by the coding sequence ATGAAGCCGATAATGCCATTCGTTGGTAGGATACTTTTTCTTTTTTTGATGAGTATAGAGCTTTTTGGTGCTAAAGCGTATTTACTCCAAAATCCCGTTGAAGTAGGTGAAAGCGCAACCTTGGTTATAAGTGCCAAGGGAAACAAAATGCATTTCCCTAAAATTGAAGCCATTGGTGGCTTTGCTGTTGTATCGCATCAAAGCAGGCAAAGCATGCAACTTATGAATGGCGCATTGAGTAGACAATTGGATAATTACTATACGTTTTATCCTGACAAAGATGTCCATATTCCTTCTTTTGAAATAACGATTGATGGTAAAAAAGAACAAACTGAAATGCTTGAATTAAACATGCAAGCAAGCAGTGCTAAACCAGTCGGACATCACGTTTTTTCATTAGAAATGAATGTATCTAATGACTCTCCACTGCAACAAGAGGGAGTTAAACTTACCTTTGTATTTAAACGTGATAGAACAGAAAATCTTGTAGATATGAAATTTTCCAAACCTGTCCTTGAAGGATTTTGGGTTAAAGAAGGTGAAAAAGATACCCCTTATGTTGAAGATAACTATATTATTCATACGATTAGTTACTATATTTTTCCACAAAGAAGCGGTGAGATACTTATTCCCAAAGCAAAGATTGATATTGCCAAGCAAGTAAATTCCCGTGAGATATTTTTAAGCCAGATTCAATGGAAAAGTATTTTTTCAAACGAATTAACCTTACATGTAAGCCCTTTGATTGGGGCAACTCTTTTAGGACATTTTAACGTTGAAGTACAGGTTGACGCCACTGAAGTTGAGATTAATAATGCCGTAAATGTGACAGTAAAGATTGTAGGCGATGGTAATTTTGAAGATATAGCGCCTTTTGTGCTTCAGGCTCAAGGGGCAACAATCTTTTCGGATGAGCCAAAGATTAAGACCTTTTTGCAAAGTGATATTCTTAAAGGAGAGTTTATCCAAAAGTTTTCGCTTAGTGCTCAAAAAAGTTTTCGCATTGAGCCGATAAAACTTCATTTTTACAATCCAGATACGAAAAAAATAGAGTATTTTACATCAAAGCCAGTTGACATTAAAATTTTACACCCAGAAAGAGCGGAGAAATCAAGCCGTGGTGTATCTGAACCTGTTACGGCTTTGGTGGAACAACCCTCGTTTAGGTTTGAGTGGGTCAATATAGGGATTGGTCTTTGTTTAGGTATGCTGCTTTTTGGATTAGTACGGTGGGTTTTTCATTACGAAAAAAAGGGGAAAATGCGGTTTGTGGGAGAGCGAGAATTATTACAAAAATTGCTTAAATACAAAGGCAAAAATAAAGAAGCAACGCATCTTATTACACTACTTGAAGAGAATATTTATGGTAATGCCAAACACAAACTCTCCAAGCGAGTAATCAAAAAGTTCTTAAAGAATCTTGTGTAA
- a CDS encoding prephenate dehydrogenase, producing MTVGIVGLGLMGGSLGLALQQTKLVTKIIGFDRNLSHCEEALKLGLVHEIVSFDEIKTCDMIFLAIPVVGIIHVLQELKDVSEKTTIIDLGSTKEEIIKATPAQIRKNFIAAHPMTGTEKFGPSAAIPNLYHDKIVVLCDTDNSGDLHKNRAIQIFSHIGMKIVFMDPAAHDDHASFISHLPHAISYALANTVMGQEDPKSILSLAAGGFRDMSRVAKSSPQMWSDIFKQNRENLLHSIEIFERELTKSKKMIEDEDWQGLEDWMSKATTLHKIL from the coding sequence ATGACCGTTGGAATTGTGGGACTGGGATTAATGGGTGGATCGTTAGGTTTAGCCCTTCAACAAACTAAATTAGTAACAAAGATTATAGGATTTGACCGTAATCTGAGTCACTGTGAAGAGGCATTAAAACTTGGATTAGTCCATGAAATTGTCTCCTTTGATGAGATTAAAACATGTGATATGATTTTTTTAGCCATCCCCGTAGTCGGCATTATTCACGTTCTTCAAGAGCTTAAAGATGTTTCAGAGAAAACAACAATTATTGACTTAGGAAGTACCAAAGAAGAAATCATCAAAGCAACACCAGCACAGATTCGCAAAAACTTCATTGCCGCACATCCTATGACAGGTACTGAAAAATTTGGTCCAAGTGCTGCTATTCCTAACCTCTACCACGATAAAATTGTTGTTCTGTGCGATACCGATAACAGTGGAGATTTACATAAAAATAGGGCAATTCAAATTTTTTCTCATATTGGTATGAAGATTGTTTTTATGGACCCTGCAGCCCATGATGACCATGCCTCTTTTATTTCACATTTGCCACATGCCATTAGTTATGCACTTGCAAACACTGTGATGGGACAAGAAGATCCTAAAAGTATTTTATCCTTAGCAGCAGGCGGTTTTCGCGATATGAGCAGAGTTGCAAAAAGTTCTCCTCAAATGTGGTCCGATATTTTTAAACAGAACAGAGAAAATCTGTTACACTCTATTGAAATATTTGAGAGAGAACTCACCAAATCTAAAAAAATGATTGAAGATGAAGATTGGCAAGGGCTTGAAGATTGGATGAGTAAAGCCACTACCTTACACAAGATTCTTTAA
- the bamA gene encoding outer membrane protein assembly factor BamA, translating into MKKTAVMSLIVATSLYSATLKSLSYEGMIHLSPESASEMIDIHAGDVVDMEKLDKAVKTLYKQNYFEDVWIEEVAESELVIHVKEKPVVAKIDFVGIGENDKEEISKLAGIKKGEVYDEQKAEFSKLKIVKFFEDKGYFDTVVEVQKTPLNEKLSLSLDFVINRGENIIIKTVDLCGAKELRYKDIEPNIANKSEEWLPWMWGFNDGKLRMNDLEHDSARIKDTYLQKGYLDAKVSAPFLKTYLDSYTAHLVYSIDEGEQYTVGSVAIDVPSDMIDTAATIEEMFLQNGKVFNVSKLRKDMTLIETKIADLGYAFVKVIPDIKNDKEKHLANITYRVLPGEKVYINNVRIAGNSRTIDRVIRREIYLANGDQYRRTDVTDSKSSLKRTGYFEDVDIKEEKISKNSMDLVITVKEAATGSIGGGIGYGSSDGLLLSASLSDGNIFGSGMKASIEVERSDSELNGAISLSNPRVFDSIYSLSGSLFASQNNYLYYDQDKMGMSIVAGRKLGRNWGASLGYVLQQSKLSNVSPTIDKNLYTTDQVLKSAIIPSLSFNNTDDFYLPRTGIAASTSLEVAGLGGDEKFISSISKFATYYGMQDLIDYDLILRYKAQFKYLAMNAADEKYSYGEKYYMGGIRSIRGYESNSLSPKNGYGDLIGGNIMFANSVEASFPLIERMKMRGAIFLDYGMIGQDNLDIKRAGTGVALEWISPLGPIGLVFSKALMEESGDRTAAFEFTIGQKF; encoded by the coding sequence ATGAAAAAAACAGCCGTTATGTCGTTGATCGTTGCTACCTCTTTGTATTCAGCCACACTTAAAAGCCTTAGCTATGAAGGGATGATTCATCTCTCTCCAGAAAGTGCTTCAGAGATGATTGATATTCACGCAGGTGACGTGGTGGATATGGAAAAACTAGATAAAGCCGTCAAAACACTTTATAAGCAAAACTACTTTGAAGATGTTTGGATCGAAGAAGTAGCTGAGAGTGAGTTGGTTATTCATGTCAAAGAAAAGCCTGTTGTTGCCAAAATTGATTTTGTAGGTATTGGCGAGAATGACAAAGAAGAGATTTCTAAACTTGCTGGGATTAAAAAAGGTGAAGTTTATGATGAGCAAAAGGCTGAATTCTCAAAATTAAAAATTGTTAAATTCTTTGAAGATAAAGGTTATTTTGATACGGTTGTTGAAGTTCAAAAAACACCTTTAAATGAAAAACTATCCTTGTCCTTAGATTTTGTCATTAATCGGGGTGAGAATATTATTATTAAAACAGTAGATTTATGTGGAGCTAAAGAGTTACGTTATAAAGATATTGAACCGAATATTGCCAATAAATCAGAAGAATGGCTTCCTTGGATGTGGGGCTTTAATGATGGAAAACTTCGTATGAATGATTTGGAGCATGATTCTGCACGTATTAAAGACACCTATTTACAAAAAGGTTACTTGGATGCAAAAGTTAGTGCCCCTTTCTTAAAGACATATTTAGACAGTTATACAGCACATCTCGTTTATTCGATTGATGAAGGTGAACAATATACTGTTGGTTCAGTCGCAATTGACGTCCCTTCTGACATGATTGACACGGCAGCTACTATTGAAGAGATGTTTCTACAAAATGGTAAAGTATTCAATGTCTCAAAACTGCGCAAAGATATGACGTTGATTGAAACCAAAATAGCAGACCTAGGATATGCTTTTGTTAAAGTGATCCCTGATATTAAAAATGATAAAGAAAAACATTTAGCCAATATTACCTATCGAGTGCTTCCTGGCGAAAAAGTCTATATTAACAATGTCAGAATCGCTGGAAATAGCCGTACTATTGATAGGGTTATTCGCCGGGAAATTTACTTAGCCAATGGAGACCAATACAGACGTACGGATGTAACAGATTCAAAAAGTTCATTGAAACGAACAGGTTATTTTGAAGATGTTGATATTAAAGAAGAAAAAATCAGTAAAAATAGTATGGATTTAGTCATTACCGTTAAAGAAGCGGCTACAGGTTCTATCGGTGGTGGTATTGGGTATGGGTCATCTGATGGATTGCTACTCAGTGCTAGCCTTTCAGATGGTAATATTTTTGGTTCGGGTATGAAAGCAAGTATTGAAGTTGAACGATCAGATAGCGAACTCAATGGCGCCATCTCCTTATCAAATCCAAGAGTCTTTGATTCTATTTATAGTTTAAGTGGCAGCTTGTTTGCATCACAAAATAATTATCTCTATTACGACCAAGATAAAATGGGAATGAGTATTGTAGCTGGCAGAAAATTAGGAAGAAATTGGGGTGCCTCTTTAGGGTATGTTTTACAACAATCAAAACTCTCTAATGTCTCACCAACGATTGATAAAAACCTCTATACAACGGATCAAGTATTAAAAAGTGCTATTATCCCTTCTCTTTCTTTTAATAATACGGATGATTTTTATCTCCCTAGAACAGGTATTGCAGCAAGTACGAGTTTAGAAGTCGCAGGACTGGGTGGGGATGAAAAATTTATCAGTAGTATTTCTAAATTTGCTACATACTATGGTATGCAAGATTTGATTGATTATGATTTAATTTTACGGTACAAAGCACAATTTAAGTATTTAGCTATGAATGCTGCAGATGAGAAATACTCGTATGGTGAAAAATACTATATGGGAGGTATTCGCTCCATTCGTGGTTATGAATCCAATTCACTTTCTCCTAAAAATGGTTATGGTGATTTAATTGGTGGTAATATTATGTTTGCCAATTCTGTAGAAGCAAGTTTCCCATTGATTGAGCGTATGAAGATGCGTGGGGCTATTTTCTTAGACTATGGTATGATTGGACAAGATAATCTTGATATTAAACGAGCGGGTACAGGTGTGGCACTTGAATGGATTTCTCCATTGGGACCTATTGGCTTAGTTTTCTCTAAAGCATTAATGGAAGAATCAGGCGATCGTACAGCAGCATTTGAATTTACGATTGGACAGAAATTTTAA